The Kiritimatiellia bacterium genomic sequence ATGGAGGGCCCGCTTCCACGCGGGCCTGTATGGGACAGGGTGGAACCTGTCCCTCCAGTTGCGGACGCCGTGGAAGGCGGCCCTCCAATGGTCGGGGTGGAACCTGCACCTCAAGATGCGTATGACGTGTGAGCGTTATTCCACGGTTGGGATGGAATCCGCCCGTCCGGAAAAGGAAGATTGGTCAAGAGGTCTGACAGATGAGTCGCGAGGCGTTGACCGGCTCCGGTGCGTCGCGTAACGTCGCGGTCCATCAGGAATCATGAGGACCGATCTATATGCTGCCGCTACCGCTGTTGCCGCTGGCTGATTTCATCTACGCGTTCCGGGAGAGCAATTTTCTTTCCGGCAAATTAATCATCATCATCCTGATGATTTTTTCCATCATCGCATGGACGGTGATGGTCTCGAAGATGATGGAGCTCCGCCGCGCGCGAACGGAGGCGCGCCGCTTCCTGGAGTTGTACCGACGGGAACAACATCCGCTCGGCCTGTTTATCCGTCGGCAACGCTTGCCGTACTCGCCGCCGGCGAAGGTCTATGAGAGCGCCTGTATGGCGCTTGGCCTTGAGTTCGAGAGCCGGGGTAGCGCAAACGATTTGTTCTCGCGCAGCGATTCGCGAATTGTCCTCACGCCTCTTCAACTGGAGACCATCCGGAACGCCGCGGCCCGGCAGTGCAACGACCAGGTCCTCGAGCTCGAATCGCGAATGGGATTCCTATCGATCGCCGTTAGCGCCAGCCCGCTGCTGGGCCTGTTGGGAACTGTCTGGGGAGTGCTCGACTCCTTTTCGCAAATGGCGCTGCAGGGTTCCGCCAACTTGTCGGCCGTCGCCCCGGGGATCGCCAGCGCCCTGCTGACGACCGTGGTGGGCCTGCTCGTCGCGATTCCCTCATCGATCGGATACAACGCGCTTGCGGGGATCATCCGCGAAATGACCGTCCAGATGGACAATTTCGCCGACGAGTTCACCTCCGAACTGCAGCGAACGTA encodes the following:
- a CDS encoding MotA/TolQ/ExbB proton channel family protein — encoded protein: MLPLPLLPLADFIYAFRESNFLSGKLIIIILMIFSIIAWTVMVSKMMELRRARTEARRFLELYRREQHPLGLFIRRQRLPYSPPAKVYESACMALGLEFESRGSANDLFSRSDSRIVLTPLQLETIRNAAARQCNDQVLELESRMGFLSIAVSASPLLGLLGTVWGVLDSFSQMALQGSANLSAVAPGIASALLTTVVGLLVAIPSSIGYNALAGIIREMTVQMDNFADEFTSELQRTYVRD